A genomic segment from Ptychodera flava strain L36383 chromosome 19, AS_Pfla_20210202, whole genome shotgun sequence encodes:
- the LOC139118547 gene encoding pancreatic triacylglycerol lipase-like: protein METLRLQTFMVFMLSSCGFVLSFQINHLLYTQSNPTAPQTLDRNDASSILNSNFDSSLPVKFIIHGYRESGNSEWALKMKDELLVHAPMNVIVVDWQDGSSGWYFTCSANTAQVGEDTHLLISHLQTQTGLSLNNVHLIGFSLGAQVAGNTGKRNPSIARISGLDPAGPDFSGKGASDRLDPTDAQFVDVLHTDGEPLWQGGFGYYEPCGHVDFYPNGGTRQPGCGLVGEICHHMRAPAYYTESINSDCPFTAYPCTLGQESCSTCNGNCGFMGFHADKSQANEVFYVETNSESPYCRG from the exons ATGGAGACACTGAGGCTTCAAACTTTCATGGTCTTTATGCTTTCCAGCTGTGGTTTCG TTTTaagttttcaaatcaatcaCCTCCTATACACCCAATCGAATCCAACGGCACCCCAGACTCTTGACAGAAATGACGCATCGAGTATTTTGAACTCCAACTTCGACAGCAGTCTACCGGTCAAATTCATTATTCACGGATATAGAGAAAGTGGGAATTCTGAATGGGCCTTGAAGATGAAAGATGAACTTCTTGTTCAC GCACCAATGAACGTAATCGTGGTTGATTGGCAAGATGGTTCCTCCGGATGGTACTTCACGTGTTCGGCCAACACAGCTCAGGTCGGTGAAGACACGCATCTCTTGATTAGTCATCTACAAACACAGACTGGACTCTCCCTGAACAACGTACACTTGATAGGGTTCAGCCTCGGCGCCCAGGTGGCGGGAAACACAGGCAAACGAAACCCTAGTATCGCGAGAATATCGg GACTTGATCCAGCTGGCCCAGATTTCAGTGGCAAAGGTGCAAGCGATCGCCTGGATCCAACAGACGCGCAATTTGTTGACGTACTACACACAGACGGAGAACCTCTGTGGCAGGGAGGTTTTGGATACTATGAACCA TGCGGCCATGTTGATTTTTATCCGAACGGTGGTACGCGTCAACCCGGATGTGGACTTGTAGGAg AAATATGTCACCATATGCGAGCTCCTGCTTACTACACAGAGTCTATCaacagcgactgtccgttcaCAGCATATCCGTGCACCCTGGGACAGGAGTCCTGCTCCACGTGTAATGGAAACTGTGGTTTTATGGGTTTCCATGCCGACAAGAGTCAGGCAAATGAAGTCTTCTACGTCGAAACAAATTCAGAAAGCCCGTATTGTCGTGGCTGA